One segment of Primulina tabacum isolate GXHZ01 chromosome 14, ASM2559414v2, whole genome shotgun sequence DNA contains the following:
- the LOC142525111 gene encoding putative adenylate kinase 6, chloroplastic isoform X3: MAVLSRLILGCRRSGSLPNFCTKSTETELHRVSSALSSALPNENSKGKNRNVQWVFLGCPGVGKGTYATRLSSLLGVPHISTGDLVRHQLSSHGPLSAQEILDKVTDIDLVINLKLREEALIAKCLGRRICSECGRNYNVACIDIKDKDGSNRMYMPPLLPPSQCESKLITRSDDTEEVVKERIRVYDEMSRPVEEFYRNCGKLLEFDLPGGIPESWPKLLHALNLDDHEDKKSAAA; this comes from the exons ATGGCGGTTCTTAGCCGCCTGATTCTGGGGTGCAGAAGAAGCGGATCACTTCCGAATTTCTGCACGAAATCTACCGAAACTGAGCTCcacagggtatcatcagctctTTCTTCGGCATTACCGAATGAAAATTCCAAAGGAAAGAACAGAAATGTGCAGTGGGTATTCCTTGGATGCCCCGGTGTGGGCAAGGGGACCTACGCTACCCGCCTGTCGAGCCTCCTAGGGGTGCCCCACATCTCCACAGGCGATCTTGTCCGCCACCAGCTTTCTTCTCATGGGCCTCTCTCTGCGCAG GAAATCCTGGATAAGGTGACGGATATTGACTTGGTAATCAATCTGAAACTGCGGGAAGAAGCTCTAATAGCAAAATGCCTCGGACGACGAATTTGCAGTGAGTGTGGGAGGAACTACAACGTTGCTTGTATCGATATCAAGGACAAAGATGGAAGTAATAGAATGTACATGCCTCCCCTTCTACCTCCTTCACAATGTGAATCGAAACTAATTACACGGTCTGATGACACTGAAGAAGTTGTTAAAGAACGTATACGGGTTTACGATGAAATG AGTCGACCTGTTGAGGAATTCTACCGCAATTGTGGGAAGTTGTTGGAGTTTGATCTTCCTGGAGGAATTCCTGAATCCTGGCCGAAATTGCTTCATGCACTAAATCTTGATGATCATGAAGACAAAAAATCCGCAGCTGCTTGA
- the LOC142525111 gene encoding putative adenylate kinase 6, chloroplastic isoform X1 produces the protein MAVLSRLILGCRRSGSLPNFCTKSTETELHRVSSALSSALPNENSKGKNRNVQWVFLGCPGVGKGTYATRLSSLLGVPHISTGDLVRHQLSSHGPLSAQLAAIVNRGKLLSDEIIIDMLSKRLEDAQTKGETGFILDGFPRTLRQAEILDKVTDIDLVINLKLREEALIAKCLGRRICSECGRNYNVACIDIKDKDGSNRMYMPPLLPPSQCESKLITRSDDTEEVVKERIRVYDEMSRPVEEFYRNCGKLLEFDLPGGIPESWPKLLHALNLDDHEDKKSAAA, from the exons ATGGCGGTTCTTAGCCGCCTGATTCTGGGGTGCAGAAGAAGCGGATCACTTCCGAATTTCTGCACGAAATCTACCGAAACTGAGCTCcacagggtatcatcagctctTTCTTCGGCATTACCGAATGAAAATTCCAAAGGAAAGAACAGAAATGTGCAGTGGGTATTCCTTGGATGCCCCGGTGTGGGCAAGGGGACCTACGCTACCCGCCTGTCGAGCCTCCTAGGGGTGCCCCACATCTCCACAGGCGATCTTGTCCGCCACCAGCTTTCTTCTCATGGGCCTCTCTCTGCGCAG CTGGCTGCGATTGTTAACCGAGGAAAGTTACTTTCGGatgaaataattattgatatgcTTTCCAAACGTCTTGAAGATGCTCAGACTAAAGGTGAAacaggatttattcttgatggtTTCCCACGAACTCTAAGACAGGCG GAAATCCTGGATAAGGTGACGGATATTGACTTGGTAATCAATCTGAAACTGCGGGAAGAAGCTCTAATAGCAAAATGCCTCGGACGACGAATTTGCAGTGAGTGTGGGAGGAACTACAACGTTGCTTGTATCGATATCAAGGACAAAGATGGAAGTAATAGAATGTACATGCCTCCCCTTCTACCTCCTTCACAATGTGAATCGAAACTAATTACACGGTCTGATGACACTGAAGAAGTTGTTAAAGAACGTATACGGGTTTACGATGAAATG AGTCGACCTGTTGAGGAATTCTACCGCAATTGTGGGAAGTTGTTGGAGTTTGATCTTCCTGGAGGAATTCCTGAATCCTGGCCGAAATTGCTTCATGCACTAAATCTTGATGATCATGAAGACAAAAAATCCGCAGCTGCTTGA
- the LOC142525111 gene encoding putative adenylate kinase 6, chloroplastic isoform X2, which yields MAVLSRLILGCRRSGSLPNFCTKSTETELHRVSSALSSALPNENSKGKNRNVQWVFLGCPGVGKGTYATRLSSLLGVPHISTGDLVRHQLSSHGPLSAQLAAIVNRGKLLSDEIIIDMLSKRLEDAQTKGETGFILDGFPRTLRQAEILDKVTDIDLVINLKLREEALIAKCLGRRICSECGRNYNVACIDIKDKDGSNRMYMPPLLPPSQCESKLITRSDDTEEVVKERIRVYDEMLHNIWLGLETSKFAESTC from the exons ATGGCGGTTCTTAGCCGCCTGATTCTGGGGTGCAGAAGAAGCGGATCACTTCCGAATTTCTGCACGAAATCTACCGAAACTGAGCTCcacagggtatcatcagctctTTCTTCGGCATTACCGAATGAAAATTCCAAAGGAAAGAACAGAAATGTGCAGTGGGTATTCCTTGGATGCCCCGGTGTGGGCAAGGGGACCTACGCTACCCGCCTGTCGAGCCTCCTAGGGGTGCCCCACATCTCCACAGGCGATCTTGTCCGCCACCAGCTTTCTTCTCATGGGCCTCTCTCTGCGCAG CTGGCTGCGATTGTTAACCGAGGAAAGTTACTTTCGGatgaaataattattgatatgcTTTCCAAACGTCTTGAAGATGCTCAGACTAAAGGTGAAacaggatttattcttgatggtTTCCCACGAACTCTAAGACAGGCG GAAATCCTGGATAAGGTGACGGATATTGACTTGGTAATCAATCTGAAACTGCGGGAAGAAGCTCTAATAGCAAAATGCCTCGGACGACGAATTTGCAGTGAGTGTGGGAGGAACTACAACGTTGCTTGTATCGATATCAAGGACAAAGATGGAAGTAATAGAATGTACATGCCTCCCCTTCTACCTCCTTCACAATGTGAATCGAAACTAATTACACGGTCTGATGACACTGAAGAAGTTGTTAAAGAACGTATACGGGTTTACGATGAAATG TTGCATAACATATGGCTTGGCTTGGAAACATCCAAATTTGCAGAGTCGACCTGTTGA
- the LOC142523894 gene encoding uncharacterized protein LOC142523894 has translation MDNMTSSALFHVIDAKTSMLLGRPWLHENGVVPSTWHQCFKYSRDGVVKKVLGDERPFTEAESHFADAKYYFEIKKTKIEEDVPSQEPKKQEDETSVVPKSQSKCELPLQKMDPLILPLTKLDSFICPTQGIEVEHGDYSELQSVKGFDPKAYKLLVKAGYNPKENLALGKLPSVVSDKQRHGLTTTPKMLKENGYLVQKNRTGLGFVPPSPVRIAIKRVGINYTAEDGFSSTNNACYEKQRVSVFDRLGRCKRWKGKSNNHKKLNTSNHLREANKQQDLGRLRSLIPSRMKRHTTSIISRDKFLKAKIKTVVYTRVRKNEDDIQSVASCINMDCNIHHDISQKIEVQPLKQTLRIMLDIAQINNVENVMKKYETLMNIEHLYEDLATTCHITSKEGEAPLEEDAETALPELERGVKATIDELKEINLGSLDGPRPIYLSASLSIDEKEAYVKLLHEYEDIFAWSYKEIPGLDPKMAQRRFRPELIPVIENDVNKLIEVGFISEVKYPTWISSIVPVRKKNGQLRICVEFRDLNEACPKDDFPLPITELMIDATMGHEALSFMDGSSNAGATYQRAMQRIFDDMLHKSVECYVDDVVVKSINRKRHLKDLKEIFERMRKYQLKMNPLKCAFGVTSGKFLGFIV, from the exons ATGGACAATATGACCTCAAGTGCATTATTTCATGTCATAGATGCCAAAACGTCCATGCTTCTCGGTAGACCATGGCTTCATGAAAATGGGGTTGTTCCATCTACATGGCATCAATGTTTTAAATACTCCCGAGACGGAGTGGTGAAGAAGGTTCTTGGAGATGAGAGACCATTTACTGAAGCTGAATCACATTTTGCTGATGCCAAATATTACTTTGAAATCAAAAAGACAAAAATCGAAGAAGATGTACCAAGTCAAGAACCCAAAAAACAGGAAGATGAAACTTCGGTGGTCCCTAAAAGCCAGTCAAAATGCGAATTACCCCTCCAAAAGATGGATCCCTTAATCCTCCCCCTTACAAAGCTTGACAGCTTCATTTGCCCAACCCAAGGTATCGAAGTAGAACATGGGGACTACTCAGAACTACAAAGTGTCAAGGGTTTTGATCCAAAAGCTTACAAACTTCTCGTTAAGGCTGGCTATAATCCAAAGGAGAATCTTGCATTGGGTAAACTTCCCTCGGTAGTTTCTGACAAACAGAGGCATGGACTGACTACTACCCCGAAGATGCTGAAAGAAAATGGATATCTCGTTCAAAAAAACCGAACAGGCCTTGGGTTCGTCCCACCAAGCCCTGTTCGCATCGCCATAAAAAGAGTCGGTATAAACTATACTGCCGAAGATGGATTCTCTTCAACGAACAATGCCTGTTACGAAAAACAACGGGTGTCTGTCTTCGATAGGCTAGGCCGATGTAAAAGGTGGAAAGGTAAGAGCAAcaatcataaaaaattaaacacaTCTAATCATTTGAGGGAAGCAAATAAACAACAAGACCTAGGAAGATTGCGGAGTCTGATTCCATCCCGTATGAAGCGACACACCACCTCGATTATATCACGCGATAAATTTCTGAAGGCTAAGATAAAGACCGTGGTTTACACACGAGTCCGAAAAAACGAAGATGATATACAGAGTGTAGCTTCATGTATTAACATGGACTGCAACATTCACCATGACATCTCCCAAAAGATCGAAGTTCAACCACTCAAACAAACACTCAGAATAATGCTCGATATTGCACAAATCAACAATGTGGAAAATGTGATGAAGAAATATGAAACTCTTATGAATATTGAGCACTTATACGAAGACTTGGCGACAACATGCCATATCACCTCAAAGGAAGGAGAGGCTCCATTGGAGGAAGATGCTGAAACCGCCCTTCCTGAGCTTGAAAGAGGAGTTAAAGCCACAATAGACGAGTTAAAAGAAATCAACTTGGGTAGTCTTGATGGCCCTCGACCAATCTACCTCAGCGCCTCATTGTCTATTGATGAAAAAGAAGCATATGTCAAGCTACTACACGAATATGAGGACATATTTGCATGGTCATATAAAGAAATTCCCGGACTAGATCCGAAGATG GCACAACGGAGGTTTCGTCCTGAGTTAATCCCAGTTATTGAaaatgatgtcaacaagctcatCGAAGTTGGATTCATCAGTGAAGTCAAATACCCCACGTGGATATCTAGCATAGTCCCTGTAAGGAAAAAGAATGGACAACTCCGAATTTGTGTTGAATTTAGAGATCTCAATGAAGCATGCCCTAAAGATGACTTCCCATTGCCCATAACCGAACTCATGATTGACGCTACCATGGGTCACGAAGCACTGTCTTTCATGGACGGATCATCC AATGCCGGTGCTACTTATCAAAGAGCAATGCAAAGGATTTTTGATGACATGCTCCACAAAAGCGTTGAATGTTATGTTGATGATGTGGTTGTCAAGTCAATAAATAGGAAAAGACATCTCAAAGACTTAAAGGAAATTTTTGAGCGTATGAGGAAGTACCAACTTAAGATGAACCCACTGAAATGTGCATTCGGTGTCACATCAGGAAAATTCCTAGGATTTATTGTTTGA
- the LOC142523895 gene encoding uncharacterized protein LOC142523895 — protein sequence MPTQATPYALVYGVEAVVPLEQQIPSLRMAVQESLTEEENARLRLEELEALDEKRLEAQQRLECYQARLSQAFNKKVRSRSFQVGDLVLAMRRPIITTHRTGNKFISK from the coding sequence ATGCCTACTCAAGCGACGCCTTATGCATTAGTGTATGGTGTGGAAGCTGTCGTCCCCCTTGAACAACAAATTCCGTCACTGAGAATGGCCGTGCAAGAAAGCTTGACAGAGGAAGAGAATGCACGTTTGCGCCTTGAGGAATTGGAAGCTCTCGATGAGAAAAGACTTGAAGCGCAACAAAGACTTGAGTGTTATCAAGCCCGTCTTTCTCAGGCATTCAACAAGAAGGTACGATCACGCTCATTCCAAGTTGGTGATTTGGTGCTCGCAATGAGAAGGCCTATCATCACCACCCATCGAACTGGGaacaaattcatatccaaatgA
- the LOC142525138 gene encoding uncharacterized protein LOC142525138 has product MIFEVRKIVKDQLQSFQMVTQYQRRVLFQQCPTLFLNLLHLLCLTEENFYLIIKKDFLQRLWMDLCEKITNTSIDCISSLKDDVFLVLGTMKSLNGFDFSGLEELLGSLFDKAAAFGEAWSRSSEEAAKEALAQQLSEAKDRLDKAKTKEIKEASQAKSTQEGLEHIVKELGDLKKRKKLLSSSLKRQQRLFSSAQEDVHMIEAEIIGIGDISPLDDEAIENLNASKTRLEAAKEDLKKFNLFV; this is encoded by the coding sequence ATGATATTCGAGGTTCGCAAGATAGTCAAAGATCAGTTGCAATCCTTTCAGATGGTGACACAATATCAAAGAAGAGTTCTATTTCAACAATGCCCAACGTTGTTCCTAAACCTGTTGCACTTGCTGTGTTTGACGGaggaaaatttttatttgatcaTCAAAAAGGACTTCCTTCAGAGATTGTGGATGGACCTTTGTGAGAAGATAACAAACACATCAATTGATTGCATTTCTTCTCTCAAAGATGATGTGTTCCTGGTGCTTGGTACAATGAAGAGCCTCAATGGTTTTGATTTTTCTGGTTTGGAAGAGTTGTTAGGATCCCTTTTTGACAAAGCTGCTGCTTTTGGTGAAGCTTGGTCGAGATCTTCCGAAGAGGCTGCTAAGGAGGCTCTTGCACAACAATTAAGTGAAGCAAAAGATCGTCTTGATAAAGCCAAGACAAAAGAGATCAAAGAGGCAAGCCAAGCCAAATCCACTCAGGAGGGTTTGGAGCACATTGTTAAGGAGCTTGGTGATTTAAAGAAGCGAAAAAAACTCTTATCTTCTTCCTTGAAGAGACAACAACGATTGTTTTCCAGTGCTCAAGAAGATGTTCATATGATTGAAGCAGAGATCATTGGGATTGGAGATATCTCTCCATTGGATGACGAAGCTATTGAGAATTTGAATGCGTCGAAGACCCGTCTAGAAGCTGCCAAAGAAGATTTGAAGAAGTTCAATCTTTTTGTTTAG